The genome window tttgttttcgcaaaaatgaatgttttttttttggaataccttgtgttttctttgttacaattttttgaaagaatgcCCCAAACTAGGGATAAAAACGATCCACTACCGGATGAGTAGCGGAAAACATAGTGGAACACGGGGAGTTGTGGGCCAGGCGACAAAGGCGATAAAGGGCAAGCTGTGGGCAACAACGGACTAGTGGCAGGGGCtgaattataaaacaaaacagaAGAACTTTAATTCTCGTAACTCGAAATCTTTATTATAAAATAATCAATGCTTCAACAGCTCCATCCAATCATGAGCTTGCACTTCCATCACCAAAGATGAGCCCCCATCAGCTACAATAGATTGCCCAATGATGTAAGAAGAAAGCTTTCGATCCgccaaaaatacaataatatTAGCAACATCTACAGGTTGAGCAATAGTTCCAATTGGACAACATTCTTTTCGGGACTCCATAAATTTGTAGatctaaatttagaaaatataataaaagttttccaTGATAATACTCCTACGTTTTCCACCGACTCCTTATTCATTCCCATAGTTTCGTAGATTCCAGTACGAATATCACCAGGGCTCACCGAGTTGACGCGCACTCCGTGTTGAATAAGGTCAATTGCAGCACTTCTGGTATATTGATCCAGAGCCGATTTTGACATAGCATAATAGATGAGCTCGGGTTGCTTAAGTGTTTTAGTCGAAATATGGAAGAATGTTATTACTCACCGCATGTTGCCCACCGGCAATACTGGATACATTCACAATTTCTCCTTTAGTTTTTATCAAATGCTCCTTTGCTTTTTGAGTTAAAGTCACCACACTTCTCAAATTTATTCTCATTGTTTTGTCAAAAACGGAAACGTTTGTACCCACGCCGATATGACCTTCCAAATCAGTTATTGCTGCGCCAGCATTGTTCACCAGAATATCAAGACGTCCAAAAATGTCAACAGTCGAATTCATCAGCTCAATTTGTCCAGATTCAGTAGCCAAATCGGCAATAATAGAAAGCACGTGATCTTCTGGAACTCCGGAGCGTAGAATTTCCTGTTTAGTTTCTTCAAGTCTCTGAGCATTTCTTCCCGTGATAGTTACTTTAGCTCCCTCTCGGGCGAGAAGTATAGCTGTAGCGCGGCCAATTCCATTTGAGGAGCCTgtataattattttcacaGCCAAATTAAACAGAATAATAGTTAAAACTACCTGTAACAAGTGCAACCTTTCCAGAAAATCGCGGCATATTTGATTCCACTAGCACAATAATTTTCCCCGCGGTTCTTGTTTATATGTAGTCTCCACACTAAAGCGTGTTTTGTAGTTGGTGGCAGATAAAATCGTAGTTAACTTGATAAGCATAAAAGCATACAGAAGAGGAAACAAGATTGTTAACGGTCGGATTTTGATCATTCTTCGGGTTATTGAACTCACAAATCGGTAGCTTGTGCTTTTTATTGAACAGTCCTAATCTGAGAAACAAGTacagaataaaataaacagCTACTTTATCAACTACAAATGTGGTTGTagtaattgataaaaatgaaattctatTTTCGTGAATGTTTTACAACTAGATGACAGTTTGATGAATATTATAAGAATCAAGAAAGGTGGCAAGAAATCGTTTATTGTCTCACAAAAGCAACTtcgtttcaaatttacaaaaagtaTCGTATCGTAATCGGCACTTCAAGCACTTGGCTTGTTAATGAGAGATGGTCTAGAGAATACACGTGGAGCATCATCCTTGTTCTTGTTGGATCCCCAAGCCCAGACTGATGGATAGGCAGATACATAAGGAGAATATACTGATGGATAAGCATATGCTGATGGGTAGTAGGCTGCAGAGTAGGCTGGTACAACCACTTGTTGATGAGATCCCATGATCGTGGCGCAGAGGAGAACGGCGgcaaagctgaaaattacagatttaTGAGTTAATAGAAAATTGGACACTTACCACTTAGCGAACATGTTGAACTGATTGAACTGACTTGAAAGTGCCgatgaattttagaaaactattcTACTTTTATACCAAAATCTAACAAGACAGAAACCTAAAAAACCCCGTTGAATAACCAGTATTTTATTTACATTGGCACATGCAGTCTTATTGAAAGAATAGTAACAGTTGCCAATTGCCTCTCGGTTCATGCAAATAAAACCAATGATCATGTTCGCAAGAGCGAATAGCGGCTCTTTTTAGACTTTAGAGGAAAGAAAAGTTtattgtaattgaaaaaaaacacagtttgATTCTCCTCGTTTCtttccataattttcttgGTGAGCTCTTCGacattttgttccaaaaataccactacagtaccccgacatcatttttccattagaaaaaatatgtttatttattcaaatttttataagaaaaacaaaaatataaatgtaaaTTTGTATGTTCAAATCTAGTCTATCATACTGATCATTGGACTGGGGCGTAGCTCTATCGGCTTTATCTTATTATCATGATGAATATGGTGCACAAATATTTGATTTGGCAGATTCATGTTCACAGTTGGTCCTCCCAAACTAAACCGCTTAGTTCTTGAGTTGACCAGACTGGCAAGATTGTCACCAACTTGCGGCATGTCGTGGTATGACATCCGACGTCTCGAGACATCATAGTCGACAGTACTACGTGCCACGTGGTCGGCTGATTGGACTCTGGAATTATAGATATTATGGATGAGAGAAAGGAAATGCCAACTGACCTGATTACGTTCGGAAGCTTGGGAGTCTTAGAAAACTCTGGCTCGGGTTGTGCTTGATGTATTACTACCTCGTGGTGATGTTCCACTGGCGCACATTCCACATACGACGGTTTTCTTGACGGCTCTTCAACGATCATCGAAAGTTTCCTAGCATGTCGTTCATCAGACGAATCGGATGAGAGTTCCTGACTGAACATTGTAGTCGCTGACGCTCGTCTCCCATTGCCTCCCTCCACAGCATTGTCATGATATTTCTTGGCGGTATGTGCATAACTTCCTTGTGGTgcattcttgttttttctacCAGAGCACGTGTACATGAGCCACATGCGATCTCTGGTGTTCCGACTGATGAGAATCACGGCGATCGGCGTGGCAAGCGTCGAAAACAAGACGCCGAAATGCCACGCGGCGACAGACAAGAGTGGTGAAATGCAGAAGAAAATTAGCAGTTGTGGGAGAAGAATGGACAActggaaattagaatttttcgttATGAGAATTGTGAGTTATTCAggtgaatttttagaaaaatcatgaaCACAAAAACCTTACCTCATAAATGCCAAACACCGTGCAGCACATCAAGAGAAGCTCCCGATCACCATGAATATCTGCTCCTTCCACTTTCACCATACTCTCTCGTCGGACGGTCGAGGATCCAACACGAACTGAGAAGAGAATCAAAAGTATGATAATCACAATGATAACGATTCGAACTCTTGTCAGAAGCTCCGTGAATATAGCCGAAAAAATATTCGAGACAGCACACACAATCTGAATGCACTGATCCTGCGAGTTGATGTGTGAATCGCATTGGAAAAACGCGGTGAAGCCGGCAATCAAAAATGCGATAACCCAAGTGGAGATGACAGCGTAGAGGACATATGATCTACCCCATTCGATGCTGCGGGTTTTGTTATTCCAGTAGAATTTGAAGCAGAAGATCGCAAGGTACATTACGAAAATAAGAAGCGCAAATCCAATGAAATGGTCGACCCAGGCGATGATCGCAAAGGATTGGAGCACGGTTGAGctattctgaaatattttaaaacttgcaTTACGTTTAGTACATTTGGTGTAATGTGTATGAACATTTAAtaacaaatttgaaactcattaatttttttgaaattgaagtaaAAAACTTGTGgcttgttttttatttgtttttgcatcaaattgtGATCTatcaaagagcaaaaaaagtttctagacCACTGCTTTAGGATATTTATAAATGAGTTTTCTCGTAAGATCAACTTGTTGTTTTCTTTCTAACATAAGAAGTTTTCACGAGcattgaataattttctcaCGACttgttgtgaaaaataaaacattgttAGATGAAAATAGAATTGAGGTTTAGAACATTCCAGTTACTTTTTTCGATCAGACGCTAATTTACAATTGGAATACTTTGATACTTTCTCAGTTACGTCGCGCAATTTCTGCCCTACTGACAAAGGTCGtgtgaaatttgttttccagGTAGGCATCAAAACATGCACCATGGTAGCCTAGACTGTCATCTCAATAGTTTATTCCTGATTAATTTCTTCGGATacgctttttatttttagttcaCATGTTTCTTTATGGTAAACCTTTCCCATGAAATTGgctccaaaaacaaaaacaaaaaaatttcgtagcgaaaaaagcaaaatcacAGACCAAAGTTACAATTTCCGCGTTTTATGTTCCTTATTactaattaaatattttcagctgtcTTTATTCAATAACACCTAATACCCTTTGTCGTTTCAGCAAATGATATCCGCTGGCGAGCAGGTGCAACGTATTAGTGATAGACAGCAGAGCTCCAGTCACGCATAAATGGAAAAGCAACGCCATTTTCATTCCCTGAAATTCACTGTTGTTGGTCAGTGGAAATTTGCTCACATACCCAGCGATATTTCTTAATCACACCGGCTAGTAAAATGTTGCTTGCAAAAGCAATCAACAGCAAAAGAGCATAAAACCCAAGAACCACTGAGAGCACTGTGTCGCTGTAGGTTTCCGGGGCGTCGGACGGAGTTGTGGAGTACTGAAATTGAACAACATACGATAATTGGATctttccattttgaaaattagtttaatacaaatttcaataaagGATGATGTAGGCTAGGTATTCAAAAATCAGATAAATTGAAGTAACAATAAgaacagttgaaaaaaatgacgCCAACACAAAAACTTTggcagaaatttaaaatttctgagaaaattgaacCTTGCGCGTTCAAATGGGCGGTACCTAATAAATTGAAGAACCAtcataaaaatgttccacCTATCAAGTAACTatctttcaattcaaaatccgaaaaataatCAGCTTATTGCTTAcacagttaattttttaaaagcattttCAAATCTACGTAATACTAATCATTCCAACTTACAATAGACAATGGCGATCCTGTAGTAGTTGTTGTAGACATAATTTCACTTAGCCCCTGAGTAGGTCTAGGCATATTTGATTCATCCTCCCAATACCAATGCCATCCGTTTTCATCCTTCTGCCACCATCCGATCTGCCCATGTCCCCACATCTCATGACCATTAGGTTGACCATTCGAATGGTCTCTGGGATCTCCTCGATACCAGTCACTATTTTCGTATTCTGGAAAAGTGTGTATTTTATAGGTATCGACACAATCATTTTTACCTTCAACTTTAGAATCATAGGGAAAGAAGAATGTAATAACTCTTGTCACAATTTCTTCGGGCATTGTTACTCAAAACCAAGACAGAAATGAGAATTGAGCTTAGACGGTGATAAGGTAAGAAAGTGGGCGGGGCGATCATTTCTCAGAAGTCATGGAGACGAGAAAAACAAGTCATGTGCACTATGCGCTGCACATGTCTGTCGCCAAATTTGGCTGTTTTCGTATAGATTCGAAGCGGATTTGTTGTGGGCTGTAATTAAGTCAATTGGATAGATCACAAAAAATACGATTTGTGATCATAATGGTGGAGAAGTTAGAATTGTGGCCAGCACAATTGAAGCTGATGTTGTTacgtcaaaaataaaaaataaatgatgaGAATTCCGTGTCTGGGTAATTCTGGGTAAGatcaaaaaatcggaacaAAAACAGGTGGTATACGGAGAATGTCCGCTTTAAAACTTGtattaattaaaaagaaaagtttacTATTCTTTGTTGATTCTTCATTCATTCAGATCAAagcagaaaaactaaaaaacgcAAGGTTTTTTGAATGCACTCAtgcattgcatttttcagaagtgttcaaatttcaagaagcTTCTCGAAGCTTTGAAAGGTTCAGAAGTTTctatagaattttaaaaaacggaaaaatatttttttctaaacctacagtacttctacagtgCCACTGTAGTTTTACTATAATTCCTCGACAACACCCCTTTACTGACCCTAACTCGATATCCctacaaattacaaaattttacttattttctctccaaaattacagtaatcccacAGTACCATTTCAGTAGTATTATAGTACATTCCCagcagaaaaattaattaaatttttgtcacATTTTTGTTGGCGTTTGCATTATTCCGgaagctcaaaaatttctgaaaactgcaAATTAGGTTACAAATGCGATTTGTTCTTTTGAGATTAGTAGTTTCTTGCTTAAAAAGATTTCGTAATACTTTTGTGTACCTGATCTCAACACGCTCATGAACAAGTTTCAGCAATCAACAGACTTGCACATGCTCTGAATTTagtaacattttcaaatgtagGCTACAATTTACAAGATTTATTAGTCTACATTTGCCTTAATATCAAGATTAATTGGTATCGGGACACCAAGAAAACTGCTTGCAAATTGGGTCTTgtgctttttttcaactctGATAATTGATATTGGTCATGAGTATTGAGAATAAGgttataaaaaaaatgcgcATTTATGTGaaagtagttttttaaagaaaaaaaagaaatcttgAGAAACGTCATTTGCGTCCTACCCGTCCTCGGAAACCGCGGTTGTAAGCCATCTCGAAATCTTCCAGATGCCCTGGAAAATTACAAGCCACATCAAAATTTATAGGCCATCTTATAAATTGTATTAGTCACCTGACAAATTCTTATCCAAGCCTAAAAGTCTAGGCCAGCCAAAAAAGTTCGCGGTCCAACGAGAAAACCTAGGCCACATCCGATGTGCTAGGCCATACAACAAATTTCACGGCCATTTGAGAAAACCTAGATCATATCAGACCTAAATACTTGGtcatctcaaattttttttcacatcagAATTCTAACCGAACATCCTAGAACTCTGTACAAGGGGAAACGTTTTTCAGGCACATAAGCTCTAGACCACTAGCAAATTTTAGACCATGATTTTCTCGGCCATCAtaaaaatcgccgaaaataaatattcaatattaAATATGCAAcgtgaataaaaataaataaatcaatcaagtttacaaaataaagcagaagttttaaaaattaaaacgtaAACCCCCATCCATGTGtcaacccccccccccccccctccgtccgttttcccaaaaaacaaaaataatcaataatcaaTCAGTCATTGCGAGTATTCGAAAGAGTTC of Caenorhabditis elegans chromosome II contains these proteins:
- the cror-1 gene encoding DeHydrogenases, Short chain (Partially confirmed by transcript evidence) is translated as MPRFSGKVALVTGSSNGIGRATAILLAREGAKVTITGRNAQRLEETKQEILRSGVPEDHVLSIIADLATESGQIELMNSTVDIFGRLDILVNNAGAAITDLEGHIGVGTNVSVFDKTMRINLRSVVTLTQKAKEHLIKTKGEIVNVSSIAGGQHAQPELIYYAMSKSALDQYTRSAAIDLIQHGVRVNSVSPGDIRTGIYETMGMNKESVENIYKFMESRKECCPIGTIAQPVDVANIIVFLADRKLSSYIIGQSIVADGGSSLVMEVQAHDWMELLKH
- the nspb-10 gene encoding Nematode Specific Peptide family, group B (Product from WormBase gene class nspb;~Confirmed by transcript evidence), with translation MFAKCFAAVLLCATIMGSHQQVVVPAYSAAYYPSAYAYPSVYSPYVSAYPSVWAWGSNKNKDDAPRVFSRPSLINKPSA
- the C01G12.7 gene encoding G_PROTEIN_RECEP_F1_2 domain-containing protein (Confirmed by transcript evidence), which encodes MPEEIVTRVITFFFPYDSKVEEYENSDWYRGDPRDHSNGQPNGHEMWGHGQIGWWQKDENGWHWYWEDESNMPRPTQGLSEIMSTTTTTGSPLSIYSTTPSDAPETYSDTVLSVVLGFYALLLLIAFASNILLAGVIKKYRWGMKMALLFHLCVTGALLSITNTLHLLASGYHLLKRQRNSSTVLQSFAIIAWVDHFIGFALLIFVMYLAIFCFKFYWNNKTRSIEWGRSYVLYAVISTWVIAFLIAGFTAFFQCDSHINSQDQCIQIVCAVSNIFSAIFTELLTRVRIVIIVIIILLILFSVRVGSSTVRRESMVKVEGADIHGDRELLLMCCTVFGIYELSILLPQLLIFFCISPLLSVAAWHFGVLFSTLATPIAVILISRNTRDRMWLMYTCSGRKNKNAPQGSYAHTAKKYHDNAVEGGNGRRASATTMFSQELSSDSSDERHARKLSMIVEEPSRKPSYVECAPVEHHHEVVIHQAQPEPEFSKTPKLPNVIRVQSADHVARSTVDYDVSRRRMSYHDMPQVGDNLASLVNSRTKRFSLGGPTVNMNLPNQIFVHHIHHDNKIKPIELRPSPMISMID